The Anomalospiza imberbis isolate Cuckoo-Finch-1a 21T00152 chromosome Z, ASM3175350v1, whole genome shotgun sequence genomic interval ATTGGGTGAAAGCCGAATTGCATAGGCCTTGGTTTCTACCAGTAAAATTAAAGAAGGAATTTACAGTCTTTGAACATATAGATATCAACACTCCTTCATTACTGGTAAGAATTGACAgaattattcattttttgtttctggcataaaaaaataatgaagtttAGTAACTGAAACAATAGCCATATCTAATTTTACCTTATACATTACCTAATACTTATCTGATACTTAGTTACAGCCAATCTTCTAAGTATTACATTAGTTCTGCAACTCTGTAAGTACTGGCATTTTGAAAACTATGTATTCCTCTACTTGGAGTTGCTTTACTTTTAGGAAACATAAAATGTTTTTGTCAATTTAAATTAATACTAAATTGTTAAGTGTGAGTAAGAAGGAAAATTTCAAGAACTGGTCTTCTTTGATTCTGAATAAAGAACAGTGAAATTTAAAAGAATTAGTGTGACAGACTGCAAACTTAAAAATGCAAAGTAAATAATGTACTGGTGTGCATAATTCATAATTTTCATATGGATAGTTTTCTACCAATGGGGAGAAATCATCACAATGCTCTATAATCTTTTTCTGAAATgtcatttcattaaaataatttcagtatcATAACTCTTTTTAATGAGGATTTTAATTCAATCAAGCTTCAAATTCCATTCCCCCCTACTCTTCTTCAAATTCACCCCCtatggagaggggaaaaaaatctcaaaatccATTGAAATAGGTTTCTTGTGTGTATGGGTGAAAAATCAGACTTGCGAGGGGATATTGGCCTTGCACAAATTCCATTAAAATCAAAAGACTCTCATTTGATTTTAATGGGCTTTGGACCAAGTCCTAAATCCTGGTATCTTGTAAAATAACAAAGTCTGTTTAATACAGATGAAACAGGCTCATTTTGAAACAGGAAATAGCAGGAGTCAAGGTTACAGTACTTTGCCTTAGTTACTGTTTCTGAAATACTATACTGCATAGAGATAGATGTTCTAGTGTACTGGTAAATTAAAAGCTCTTCAACAATATGGTGGGATATGTAGGCTATAAAGCCTTTCCTTAAGCTGTGctaaatttatttatatataaaaatttgttttaagtGTAACTGCAGTATGAAGTGTAACAAAAAAGCAGTGTTAATAAGTATGGAATTAGAATAAAGCTTATAGTTTGCACAGTGCAATTCGCTTGAGGTTTCTAAATAAAACTAGATACGCTTAACAAAATGCATAGAAAGTATATAAttgtttttggtggttttttttgttttgtttttttttgtttgtgttgatTAGAACAGATTAAAAGATTCATGGAGCACTCtattaaatggaaaatattgtTCTTTTCTTGCAGTCACCCCAAGCaggcacaaaagaaaaaacGCTCTGTTGTTGGTTTTGTACCTCAGGCCCAATATCCTTAAGTGCCAAAATTGAAAGGAAGGGCTACACCCCAGGTACGTAACAGAAGTAATTATAGGAAatgtttttccttcccttttaaaATGACAGTGTGTACTTAGCTGCTGTTATATAAAAGAAATACTTAAACAGTTCTTACCATTCTGGTTTGCATTCATCTGTCTTGCTATTTTAAACGACTGATTTTGTTAGCTTGCTCTGTCTCCATATTGTTAAAGGACATCTGCTTTTATTGTGCATTTTTCTGTTAGATTTACCTCATGGTGACCTTACTCCTGCTAGCATCCGTGGATGTTGTTCAAAGTGTGGAGCATTGCTAGCAGCATCCAGTGCCTTATTACAGTACACAGTATGTGGCAATTTGCTACAGTTGCCTTACAAATACATagaaaaagtgaaattttgctttgtttcaggTGAATCAATTCAGATCTTTGCTGAGATTGAGAACTGCTCTTCCCGTGTGGTGGTGCCAAAGGCAGCCATTTACCAAACACAGGCATTTTATgccaaaggaaaaatgaaggaaGTCAAACAGCTTGTTGCCAGCCTGCGTGGGGAATCCTTGTCATCTGGCAAAACTGAAACCTGGAATGGCAAACAGTTGAAAATTCCACCTGTTTCTCCTTCAATCCTTGACTGTAGTATAATCCGTGTGGAATATTCACTGATGGTATGGGAATTGTTTCATTGGAGCATGAGTAGTTTCCATGATTCCTTGCAAATTGTTAACAAAGCATTGTGAACTGCTTACTAGTTACATAGCCTAGCATTAGGTGTCCAGACAAGAATTCTATAAGTAAATTCAGTTTATATCTTGCATGTTCTAAGGAAATGTATTATGAGTGTGTGGCATTTTCATGTGAGGACTTGTGTTAGGAATATAGAGCTGCCTTTGTCTTGCAGGGCTATTTCTCTCCATAGGGACATTGCCTCTGAAACgaacaaaatgaaatttcaacCACTTGTGAAAAATTACATGGCTGGAGCTTTTAGTCTAATAATTAGGAAGTGCTCATACAAACCTATTTTTAATCTATacttttttattgttctttAGGTATATGTGGATATTCCTGGCGCCATGGATTTATTCCTTAATTTACCACTGGTCATTGGCACCATTCCTCTACACCCGTTTGGTAGCAGAACATCAAGTGTAAGCAGCCAGTGTAGCATGAACATGAATTGGCTTGGTCTGACACTGCCTGAAAGACCAGAAGGTAACCTGAAAAAACAAGTCTGTTTCGATTTTTGTGTGCTTTATTCATTGCTGTCATGCAAACAGACACAAATTACATCCTTCATAATAAGGTCCATAGAAGGTCCTTTGTGGATGTTTCCTTGCTACCTGCTTGCTCTCTGTAGAAGAATGGAGTTCTCCTCTTTGCCTTCCTCTCTCAGGTGTACAAGCTGTGGAATCCAGCTGCTTGGAAGCTGGTACAAATGAAAGCACAGAATGCCATTGTATCTGGTCAGAATTAATTCTGCCTCCAGTATCCCAACTGTATCCTTGGTTGTAAGTCAGTGTAACCTGTCAGAGTAGCAGTTAGGGTGACATTTATCATCCTTAGTAGCCAAGACATTGTGAAAGGATAATGTAATCCATTTCAGTGGGAATCTTTTTTG includes:
- the ARRDC3 gene encoding arrestin domain-containing protein 3; its protein translation is MVLGKVKSLTISFDCLNDSNVPVYSSGDTVSGRVSLEVTGEIRVKSLKIHARGHAKVRWTESRNAGSNTAYTQNYTEEVEYFNHKDILIGHERDDDNSEEGLHSIHSGRHEYAFSFELPQTPLATSFEGRHGSVRYWVKAELHRPWFLPVKLKKEFTVFEHIDINTPSLLSPQAGTKEKTLCCWFCTSGPISLSAKIERKGYTPGESIQIFAEIENCSSRVVVPKAAIYQTQAFYAKGKMKEVKQLVASLRGESLSSGKTETWNGKQLKIPPVSPSILDCSIIRVEYSLMVYVDIPGAMDLFLNLPLVIGTIPLHPFGSRTSSVSSQCSMNMNWLGLTLPERPEAPPSYAEVVTEEQRQSSLAPLGVCDDFERVLPGPLFAYIQEFRFLPPPLYSEIDPNPDQPTDDRPSCPSR